Proteins found in one Salvia splendens isolate huo1 chromosome 10, SspV2, whole genome shotgun sequence genomic segment:
- the LOC121751754 gene encoding kinesin-like protein KIN-14I isoform X1, protein MATVEGYSFSVASVVEDVLQQHENRSRDLDFDARRAEEAAIRRYEAAAWLRKVVGVVGARDLPAEPSEEEFRLGLRSGIILCNVLNKIQQGAVLKVVESPCDAALIPDGAALSAYQYFENVRNFLVAVQERGIPTFEASDLEQGGKSSRIVNCVLALKSFYEWKQSGENGIWKFGGNVKPTTSGKQFVRKNSEPFMSSLSRSSSASEKSLNGVCIDNKDTNKVQPSSSSSLNKLVRAILLDKKPEEVPSLVESVLSKVMEEFEHHVSGQNGLKKDNFRDSNIYDSNKSVTKPPPSSVQKNAAISNEDLEKNRNCDNESLMKQKMIVNQQHKDMKELKQTLSTTKAGVQFMQMKFNEDIQNLGLHINGLAYAASGYHRVLEENRKLYNQVQDLKGSIRVYCRVRPFLPGQNNNMSTVDHIEEGVITINTLAKNGKVRKSFNFNKVFGPSSTQEEVFSDTQPLVRSVLDGYNVCIFAYGQTGSGKTFTMSGPKDLTETSQGVNYRALSDLFMLAEQRKDTFFYDVSVQMIEIYNEQVRDLLVTDGLNKRLEIRNSSQTGLSVPDASLVRVASTYDVLELMDLGHRNRAVSATALNDRSSRSHSCLTVHVQGRDLTTGTIIRGCMHLVDLAGSERVDKSEVTGDRLKEAQHINRSLSALGDVISSLAQKNSHVPYRNSKLTQLLQDSLGGQAKTLMFVHISPEPDAVGETISTLKFAERVATVELGAARVNKDSSEVKELREQVASLKAALSRKDGEPVISMQQKASGTGSPCSFQVSPCNPTMNARNMELASPIGTRKPMEEVGNIEARSNKKTRQKKPSLDLDDLLGNSPSWPPFNNQNQNSGDDDREPGSGEWVDKLMVNRQDPVGVENPITCWNPTNANVYPENNPCTILPASNQIDLSPTDYLDELDAGTSDSSEPDLLWQFNHSKLGSFSNGIGQNVKKPHAKQTKSPELRSMIPKLGCPSPSRKAVASASPPIGGRQPTAMKRKTGLRK, encoded by the exons ATGGCAACGGTTGAAGGCTATTCGTTCTCCGTTGCGTCAGTTGTGGAGGATGTTCTGCAGCAACATGAGAATCGATCTCGTGATCTCGATTTCGATGCTCGTAGGGCAGAAGAAGCCG CAATAAGAAGATATGAAGCTGCTGCGTGGCTAAGAAAAGTGGTTGGAGTAGTTGGTGCAAGGGATTTACCTGCAGAGCCTTCTGAGGAAGAGTTTCGGCTCGGATTACGAAGTGGGATAATTCTCTGCAATGTACTCAATAAAATTCAACAAGGAGCTGTGCTAAAG GTAGTCGAAAGTCCATGTGACGCTGCACTTATACCCGATGGCGCTGCATTGTCAGCTTATCAGTACTTTGAGAATGTGAGGAATTTTCTTGTTGCCGTGCAAGAAAGGGGGATACCAACTTTCGAGGCATCTGATCTGGAGCAG GGGGGGAAATCTTCGAGGATTGTGAATTGTGTTTTAGCTCTGAAGTCCTTCTATGAATGGAAACAATCCGGAGAAAATGGGATTTGGAAATTTGGCGGAAATGTTAAGCCTACAACATCTGGTAAACAGTTTGTTCGCAAAAATTCTGAGCCGTTCATGAGTTCTCTGTCACGGAGCTCATCTGCAAGTGAGAAATCACTAAATGGTGTCTGTATAGACAACAAAGATACTAACAAAGTG CAGCCTAGTTCCAGTTCATCGTTGAATAAGCTTGTTCGTGCAATTCTTTTAGATAAGAAGCCTGAAGAAGTCCCAAGT CTTGTCGAATCTGTATTGAGTAAGGTTATGGAGGAGTTTGAACACCATGTTTCAGGCCAAAATGGATTG AAGAAGGATAATTTCAGAGACTCGAATATTTATGATAGTAACAAATCCGTGACAAAGCCGCCTCCATCCAGTGTTCAG AAGAATGCTGCAATCTCAAATGAAGATTTggagaaaaatagaaattgtGACAATGAATCCTTAATGAAGCAGAAAATGATTGTTAACCAACAGCATAAAGATATGAAG GAGCTAAAGCAAACTCTTTCTACTACAAAAGCGGGCGTGCAGTTCATGCAAATGAAATTCAACGAAGATATTCAAAATCTTG GCCTCCATATTAACGGACTAGCATATGCTGCTTCGGGTTATCATAGAGTTTTGGAGGAAAATAGGAAGCTTTATAATCAAGTCCAAGACCTAAAGG GAAGCATAAGGGTCTATTGTCGTGTCCGACCATTCTTGCCGGGACAGAACAATAATATGAGTACTGTTGATCATATTGAGGAAGGAGTTATAACAATAAACACTTTGGCTAAGAATGGGAAAGTACGGAAATCCTTTAACTTTAACAAAGTGTTTGGACCTTCTTCAACGCAAG AGGAGGTGTTTTCAGACACCCAACCACTAGTAAGATCGGTTCTTGATGGTTACAATGTTTGCATTTTCGCCTATGGTCAAACGGGATCAGGGAAAACTTTCACTATG AGTGGACCCAAGGATCTCACAGAGACGAGCCAAGGGGTGAATTACAGGGCTTTAAGTGATTTATTCATGCTTGCTGAGCAAAGAAAGGATACTTTCTTCTACGACGTGTCTGTTCAGATGATTGAGATTTATAATGAACAAGTTCGGGATCTTCTTGTTACTGATGGATTAAACAAAAG ATTAGAAATACGAAACAGTTCTCAAACAGGACTCAGTGTGCCCGATGCCAGCCTGGTCCGCGTTGCTTCAACATATGATGTTCTTGAATTGATGGACCTCGGCCACAGGAACCGGGCAGTTAGTGCAACAGCACTTAACGACCGCAGTAGTCGCTCTCACAG CTGTTTAACAGTTCATGTCCAAGGGAGAGATTTGACAACGGGAACTATTATCCGAGGTTGCATGCATCTTGTTGATTTGGCCGGAAGTGAGAGAGTCGACAAATCTGAAGTGACAGGTGACAGACTAAAAGAGGCTCAACACATCAATCGATCTCTCTCTGCGTTGGGTGATGTGATTTCATCTCTCGCACAGAAGAACTCACATGTTCCCTACAGAAATAGTAAACTAACACAGCTGCTGCAAGATTCACTTG GAGGGCAGGCGAAGACATTGATGTTCGTCCACATAAGTCCTGAGCCAGACGCTGTTGGAGAGACCATCAGCACGCTTAAATTTGCTGAGCGTGTAGCCACTGTTGAGCTTGGTGCTGCGCGTGTGAATAAGGATTCATCAGAAGTTAAAGAACTCAGAGAACAG GTTGCCAGTCTCAAAGCAGCCTTATCAAGAAAGGATGGGGAGCCAGTCATCTCCATGCAGCAGAAAGCATCTGGCACCGGTAGTCCATGTAGCTTCCAGGTTTCGCCTTGTAACCCGACTATGAATGCTAGAAACATGGAGTTGGCATCTCCCATAGGCACAAGGAAGCCAATGGAAGAAGTAGGCAACATAGAG GCTCGTAGCAACAAGAAAACGAGGCAAAAGAAGCCAAGTTTGGACCTAGACGACCTGCTGGGTAATTCCCCGAGCTGGCCTCCTTTCAACAACCAGAACCAAAACAGCGGTGATGATGATAGGGAACCGGGCTCTGGTGAGTGGGTAGACAAGCTCATGGTGAACAGGCAAGACCCCGTTGGAGTTGAAAATCCAATCACGTGTTGGAATCCCACCAATGCGAACGTCTACCCCGAGAATAATCCATGCACCATACTTCCTGCAAGCAATCAGATTGATCTTAGCCCAACCGATTATCTGGACGAGCTTGATGCTGGAACCAGCGATTCATCCGAGCCAGATTTGCTCTGGCAGTTCAACCATTCCAAACTCGGAAGCTTCAGCAATGGGATCGGACAGAACGTAAAAAAACCTCATGCAAAGCAAACAAAAAGTCCAGAACTCAG AAGCATGATCCCGAAGTTAGGCTGCCCGTCACCATCTCGAAAAGCAGTTGCTTCAGCTTCTCCTCCAATTGGCGGTAGGCAGCCTACTGCAATGAAGAGAAAAACAGGGTTGAGGAAGTAA
- the LOC121751754 gene encoding kinesin-like protein KIN-14I isoform X2, with amino-acid sequence MATVEGYSFSVASVVEDVLQQHENRSRDLDFDARRAEEAAIRRYEAAAWLRKVVGVVGARDLPAEPSEEEFRLGLRSGIILCNVLNKIQQGAVLKVVESPCDAALIPDGAALSAYQYFENVRNFLVAVQERGIPTFEASDLEQGGKSSRIVNCVLALKSFYEWKQSGENGIWKFGGNVKPTTSGKQFVRKNSEPFMSSLSRSSSASEKSLNGVCIDNKDTNKVPSSSSSLNKLVRAILLDKKPEEVPSLVESVLSKVMEEFEHHVSGQNGLKKDNFRDSNIYDSNKSVTKPPPSSVQKNAAISNEDLEKNRNCDNESLMKQKMIVNQQHKDMKELKQTLSTTKAGVQFMQMKFNEDIQNLGLHINGLAYAASGYHRVLEENRKLYNQVQDLKGSIRVYCRVRPFLPGQNNNMSTVDHIEEGVITINTLAKNGKVRKSFNFNKVFGPSSTQEEVFSDTQPLVRSVLDGYNVCIFAYGQTGSGKTFTMSGPKDLTETSQGVNYRALSDLFMLAEQRKDTFFYDVSVQMIEIYNEQVRDLLVTDGLNKRLEIRNSSQTGLSVPDASLVRVASTYDVLELMDLGHRNRAVSATALNDRSSRSHSCLTVHVQGRDLTTGTIIRGCMHLVDLAGSERVDKSEVTGDRLKEAQHINRSLSALGDVISSLAQKNSHVPYRNSKLTQLLQDSLGGQAKTLMFVHISPEPDAVGETISTLKFAERVATVELGAARVNKDSSEVKELREQVASLKAALSRKDGEPVISMQQKASGTGSPCSFQVSPCNPTMNARNMELASPIGTRKPMEEVGNIEARSNKKTRQKKPSLDLDDLLGNSPSWPPFNNQNQNSGDDDREPGSGEWVDKLMVNRQDPVGVENPITCWNPTNANVYPENNPCTILPASNQIDLSPTDYLDELDAGTSDSSEPDLLWQFNHSKLGSFSNGIGQNVKKPHAKQTKSPELRSMIPKLGCPSPSRKAVASASPPIGGRQPTAMKRKTGLRK; translated from the exons ATGGCAACGGTTGAAGGCTATTCGTTCTCCGTTGCGTCAGTTGTGGAGGATGTTCTGCAGCAACATGAGAATCGATCTCGTGATCTCGATTTCGATGCTCGTAGGGCAGAAGAAGCCG CAATAAGAAGATATGAAGCTGCTGCGTGGCTAAGAAAAGTGGTTGGAGTAGTTGGTGCAAGGGATTTACCTGCAGAGCCTTCTGAGGAAGAGTTTCGGCTCGGATTACGAAGTGGGATAATTCTCTGCAATGTACTCAATAAAATTCAACAAGGAGCTGTGCTAAAG GTAGTCGAAAGTCCATGTGACGCTGCACTTATACCCGATGGCGCTGCATTGTCAGCTTATCAGTACTTTGAGAATGTGAGGAATTTTCTTGTTGCCGTGCAAGAAAGGGGGATACCAACTTTCGAGGCATCTGATCTGGAGCAG GGGGGGAAATCTTCGAGGATTGTGAATTGTGTTTTAGCTCTGAAGTCCTTCTATGAATGGAAACAATCCGGAGAAAATGGGATTTGGAAATTTGGCGGAAATGTTAAGCCTACAACATCTGGTAAACAGTTTGTTCGCAAAAATTCTGAGCCGTTCATGAGTTCTCTGTCACGGAGCTCATCTGCAAGTGAGAAATCACTAAATGGTGTCTGTATAGACAACAAAGATACTAACAAAGTG CCTAGTTCCAGTTCATCGTTGAATAAGCTTGTTCGTGCAATTCTTTTAGATAAGAAGCCTGAAGAAGTCCCAAGT CTTGTCGAATCTGTATTGAGTAAGGTTATGGAGGAGTTTGAACACCATGTTTCAGGCCAAAATGGATTG AAGAAGGATAATTTCAGAGACTCGAATATTTATGATAGTAACAAATCCGTGACAAAGCCGCCTCCATCCAGTGTTCAG AAGAATGCTGCAATCTCAAATGAAGATTTggagaaaaatagaaattgtGACAATGAATCCTTAATGAAGCAGAAAATGATTGTTAACCAACAGCATAAAGATATGAAG GAGCTAAAGCAAACTCTTTCTACTACAAAAGCGGGCGTGCAGTTCATGCAAATGAAATTCAACGAAGATATTCAAAATCTTG GCCTCCATATTAACGGACTAGCATATGCTGCTTCGGGTTATCATAGAGTTTTGGAGGAAAATAGGAAGCTTTATAATCAAGTCCAAGACCTAAAGG GAAGCATAAGGGTCTATTGTCGTGTCCGACCATTCTTGCCGGGACAGAACAATAATATGAGTACTGTTGATCATATTGAGGAAGGAGTTATAACAATAAACACTTTGGCTAAGAATGGGAAAGTACGGAAATCCTTTAACTTTAACAAAGTGTTTGGACCTTCTTCAACGCAAG AGGAGGTGTTTTCAGACACCCAACCACTAGTAAGATCGGTTCTTGATGGTTACAATGTTTGCATTTTCGCCTATGGTCAAACGGGATCAGGGAAAACTTTCACTATG AGTGGACCCAAGGATCTCACAGAGACGAGCCAAGGGGTGAATTACAGGGCTTTAAGTGATTTATTCATGCTTGCTGAGCAAAGAAAGGATACTTTCTTCTACGACGTGTCTGTTCAGATGATTGAGATTTATAATGAACAAGTTCGGGATCTTCTTGTTACTGATGGATTAAACAAAAG ATTAGAAATACGAAACAGTTCTCAAACAGGACTCAGTGTGCCCGATGCCAGCCTGGTCCGCGTTGCTTCAACATATGATGTTCTTGAATTGATGGACCTCGGCCACAGGAACCGGGCAGTTAGTGCAACAGCACTTAACGACCGCAGTAGTCGCTCTCACAG CTGTTTAACAGTTCATGTCCAAGGGAGAGATTTGACAACGGGAACTATTATCCGAGGTTGCATGCATCTTGTTGATTTGGCCGGAAGTGAGAGAGTCGACAAATCTGAAGTGACAGGTGACAGACTAAAAGAGGCTCAACACATCAATCGATCTCTCTCTGCGTTGGGTGATGTGATTTCATCTCTCGCACAGAAGAACTCACATGTTCCCTACAGAAATAGTAAACTAACACAGCTGCTGCAAGATTCACTTG GAGGGCAGGCGAAGACATTGATGTTCGTCCACATAAGTCCTGAGCCAGACGCTGTTGGAGAGACCATCAGCACGCTTAAATTTGCTGAGCGTGTAGCCACTGTTGAGCTTGGTGCTGCGCGTGTGAATAAGGATTCATCAGAAGTTAAAGAACTCAGAGAACAG GTTGCCAGTCTCAAAGCAGCCTTATCAAGAAAGGATGGGGAGCCAGTCATCTCCATGCAGCAGAAAGCATCTGGCACCGGTAGTCCATGTAGCTTCCAGGTTTCGCCTTGTAACCCGACTATGAATGCTAGAAACATGGAGTTGGCATCTCCCATAGGCACAAGGAAGCCAATGGAAGAAGTAGGCAACATAGAG GCTCGTAGCAACAAGAAAACGAGGCAAAAGAAGCCAAGTTTGGACCTAGACGACCTGCTGGGTAATTCCCCGAGCTGGCCTCCTTTCAACAACCAGAACCAAAACAGCGGTGATGATGATAGGGAACCGGGCTCTGGTGAGTGGGTAGACAAGCTCATGGTGAACAGGCAAGACCCCGTTGGAGTTGAAAATCCAATCACGTGTTGGAATCCCACCAATGCGAACGTCTACCCCGAGAATAATCCATGCACCATACTTCCTGCAAGCAATCAGATTGATCTTAGCCCAACCGATTATCTGGACGAGCTTGATGCTGGAACCAGCGATTCATCCGAGCCAGATTTGCTCTGGCAGTTCAACCATTCCAAACTCGGAAGCTTCAGCAATGGGATCGGACAGAACGTAAAAAAACCTCATGCAAAGCAAACAAAAAGTCCAGAACTCAG AAGCATGATCCCGAAGTTAGGCTGCCCGTCACCATCTCGAAAAGCAGTTGCTTCAGCTTCTCCTCCAATTGGCGGTAGGCAGCCTACTGCAATGAAGAGAAAAACAGGGTTGAGGAAGTAA